A region from the Leptospira ellinghausenii genome encodes:
- a CDS encoding AAA family ATPase, translated as MEFVTIADVKVPVLPHSEKFPVFPSSLVETDSVKQTLQKILYPMLERMPVLLVGDAGVGKNALIYYINSLRKQPTLRFSFNEDTLPEDLIGSYRILLDGKGFTWSNGPLTNALSEGLSFVADEMNLCAPNIIKRFSSVYESNYLDLLEGSGERVKGKTGFWFIGTQNPSEGFEGRKPLPFDITKHFAVVYVDPYTPDEMFFILKKLYPMLSEEVLKQIIRISIESEKRIKSGEVGKGDLEKYHFNLRTLQKYCNRLVLFGAKDKTVSVREALYLFEEPFRKKEDRDKQRELIESEFGGAVKLVPTKGYVQGSTIFWNDKEIKTWEESKTISLLSKYPTPEPILHFLDQVFTAIQAKENILIEYREDQDPQEFLPLFTELTGIQIESVMLSKGMHTSDVVGALKPTEEGNIESVTWVDGPLTRAIRKGHIILISGLESAGAELVEKMNMLTDDARSLTLPPESGEYLPVKLTETSVVFGMKSFRASKSVTTISRAFRNRFTPILFPELEDAKVLEEILEFFLPEGVLPRSLARFHLKAKELSEKRTIGSANLMPYRFGIANLLKWKNHIYRYNQTDVKDIAIRGGKIYYTNQIADPKERKELERLLEGFLSGVEVVSTLFEEIEEKKKTFTVESGLNRKNWWDPELHKRDPLTGVAKKLNSGEETKRGIEINTPETGGGTKEGPDAWYGQDTQGNQGQGEPQGGGGAWGYRTEELYKQFLKKRRLLWDYSIMVGLEEFKSVFGKELEEVELNLEQLFDPEIDIHRMYKNEGSRVDARKYISYKSGRGDTKIFDKTTIEKNDEKLKGVEVTFLVSKCRRIFNFEYSIAMLSALLVSLHILNEHDIKTSVHTFCDIKNSKDTVDIFNLKSAEEDYTPEKEEEVFSALCKNWQGDSIPEFQVLSNCERYFSPDAQTKIIVILSDFRGQRAKTYIEDELASFDTRKMKEAVLKNEEKNYVFLGVGLGSRYIAEHVFHDSLQITADNFYSMPNLIGAEIARLVQIHHSLRQ; from the coding sequence ATGGAATTTGTAACCATCGCCGATGTGAAAGTGCCGGTTCTACCGCACTCCGAAAAATTTCCCGTTTTCCCTTCTAGCCTAGTTGAAACTGACTCGGTGAAACAAACCTTACAAAAAATCCTTTACCCCATGCTCGAAAGAATGCCGGTCCTCCTCGTCGGAGATGCTGGGGTTGGAAAAAACGCTTTAATCTATTATATCAATTCCCTTAGGAAACAACCAACACTTCGGTTCAGTTTTAATGAGGACACACTCCCTGAAGATTTGATTGGTTCGTATCGTATCCTTCTCGATGGGAAGGGTTTTACTTGGTCAAACGGTCCATTGACGAATGCACTTTCCGAGGGTTTAAGTTTTGTGGCCGATGAGATGAACCTATGTGCACCTAACATCATCAAACGATTTTCCTCAGTTTATGAATCCAATTACCTTGACTTACTCGAAGGCAGTGGGGAACGAGTCAAAGGCAAAACGGGTTTTTGGTTTATTGGAACGCAAAACCCTAGTGAAGGGTTTGAAGGCCGTAAACCCTTACCGTTTGATATCACCAAACACTTTGCAGTGGTGTATGTGGATCCGTATACTCCCGATGAGATGTTTTTTATTTTAAAAAAACTATATCCCATGTTATCGGAAGAGGTTTTAAAACAAATCATCCGCATCAGTATCGAATCGGAAAAACGAATTAAGTCGGGTGAAGTTGGAAAAGGTGATTTAGAAAAATACCATTTTAATTTACGAACCTTACAAAAGTATTGTAACCGCTTAGTGTTATTTGGTGCAAAAGACAAAACGGTTTCTGTTCGCGAAGCCTTATATCTATTTGAAGAACCGTTTCGCAAAAAAGAAGACCGTGACAAACAAAGAGAACTCATTGAATCGGAGTTTGGTGGTGCTGTAAAACTCGTTCCTACCAAAGGGTATGTTCAGGGATCTACCATCTTCTGGAATGACAAAGAAATCAAAACTTGGGAAGAATCAAAAACGATCTCCCTACTTTCCAAATACCCAACTCCAGAACCCATCCTTCATTTCCTTGACCAAGTGTTTACTGCCATACAAGCAAAAGAAAATATCCTCATTGAATACAGGGAAGACCAAGACCCACAAGAATTTTTACCTTTGTTTACAGAACTCACAGGCATCCAAATTGAATCTGTGATGTTATCCAAAGGGATGCATACGTCCGATGTGGTGGGTGCCTTAAAACCAACAGAAGAAGGAAATATTGAAAGTGTCACTTGGGTTGACGGACCGCTAACGCGGGCTATCCGAAAGGGTCATATCATCCTCATCTCTGGTTTAGAATCGGCTGGTGCTGAACTTGTGGAAAAAATGAATATGTTAACGGATGATGCAAGGTCTCTCACTCTGCCACCTGAGTCTGGAGAATACCTTCCTGTCAAACTGACAGAAACCTCTGTGGTTTTTGGGATGAAGTCCTTTCGTGCTTCTAAGTCTGTGACAACGATCTCTCGTGCCTTCCGTAACCGTTTTACACCGATTTTATTTCCTGAGCTGGAAGATGCAAAAGTCTTAGAAGAAATTTTGGAATTCTTTTTACCAGAAGGGGTGTTACCTAGATCCCTTGCTCGATTTCACCTCAAAGCAAAGGAACTTTCGGAAAAACGTACCATTGGTTCAGCAAACCTTATGCCTTACCGATTTGGGATCGCAAACCTTCTCAAGTGGAAAAACCATATCTATCGTTACAACCAAACAGATGTAAAAGACATTGCCATTCGAGGTGGAAAAATTTATTACACCAATCAAATTGCGGACCCGAAAGAACGAAAGGAATTAGAACGCCTGTTAGAGGGATTTCTATCTGGTGTGGAAGTGGTCTCAACACTTTTCGAGGAAATCGAAGAGAAAAAAAAAACATTTACCGTTGAATCAGGATTAAATCGAAAAAATTGGTGGGATCCTGAACTACACAAACGGGATCCACTCACGGGAGTTGCCAAAAAATTAAATTCTGGTGAAGAAACCAAACGCGGAATTGAAATCAATACCCCCGAAACGGGTGGTGGTACAAAAGAAGGACCTGATGCTTGGTATGGCCAAGACACACAAGGAAACCAAGGCCAAGGAGAACCACAAGGTGGAGGTGGAGCTTGGGGTTACCGCACGGAAGAACTCTATAAACAATTCTTAAAAAAACGCCGTCTGCTTTGGGACTACTCGATCATGGTGGGTCTCGAAGAATTTAAGTCAGTGTTTGGAAAAGAACTCGAAGAAGTCGAACTCAACTTAGAACAACTCTTTGATCCAGAAATTGACATTCATCGTATGTACAAAAACGAAGGGTCACGAGTGGATGCAAGGAAGTACATCTCTTACAAAAGTGGAAGGGGTGATACTAAAATCTTCGATAAAACCACCATTGAAAAAAATGATGAAAAACTCAAAGGAGTAGAGGTCACCTTCCTTGTTTCCAAGTGCCGAAGGATCTTTAACTTTGAGTATTCGATTGCGATGTTATCGGCCCTACTTGTGAGTTTGCATATCCTAAATGAACATGATATCAAAACAAGTGTTCATACTTTTTGTGATATCAAAAACTCAAAAGACACCGTGGATATTTTTAACCTCAAATCCGCAGAAGAAGACTATACTCCTGAGAAGGAAGAAGAAGTATTCAGTGCCCTTTGTAAAAATTGGCAAGGTGATAGCATTCCTGAATTCCAAGTCCTTTCCAATTGTGAGCGTTACTTTTCACCAGATGCCCAAACCAAAATCATTGTGATCCTTTCTGACTTTCGGGGGCAAAGAGCAAAGACCTACATTGAGGACGAACTGGCTTCTTTTGATACGAGAAAAATGAAAGAAGCTGTACTGAAAAACGAAGAGAAAAATTATGTATTTTTAGGGGTAGGACTTGGTTCACGTTACATTGCAGAACATGTGTTCCACGACTCGCTTCAGATCACGGCTGACAATTTTTATTCGATGCCAAATCTCATTGGGGCAGAAATTGCAAGGCTAGTCCAAATCCACCATTCTTTAAGACAATAA
- the smpB gene encoding SsrA-binding protein SmpB gives MGKTKKDDKPRGTDPLINKKAKFNFELLDSFEAGVVLTGSEVKSLREKKGNLTDCFAKVRNGEVFLENFQIPPYKNGGYANHPEIRPRKLLLKAKEIEKIDRSMKEKGLVLVATRCFFKNNRLVKIDVALAKPKKLYDKRDDIQKKEAKIDMERAMKEHLRK, from the coding sequence ATGGGCAAAACCAAAAAAGACGATAAACCACGCGGAACCGATCCTTTAATCAACAAAAAGGCAAAGTTCAATTTCGAACTCTTAGATTCGTTCGAAGCTGGTGTTGTACTCACAGGATCAGAGGTAAAATCTCTTAGAGAAAAAAAGGGAAATCTTACCGATTGTTTTGCCAAGGTAAGGAATGGGGAAGTATTCTTAGAAAACTTTCAAATTCCCCCCTACAAGAACGGGGGTTATGCGAACCACCCTGAGATTCGCCCACGAAAACTCCTCCTCAAAGCAAAAGAAATTGAAAAGATAGACCGTTCCATGAAAGAGAAGGGGCTTGTGCTTGTTGCCACACGTTGTTTCTTTAAGAACAACCGTTTGGTGAAGATTGACGTCGCTTTAGCCAAACCTAAAAAACTTTACGACAAACGTGACGATATCCAAAAAAAGGAAGCCAAAATCGATATGGAAAGAGCTATGAAGGAACATTTACGCAAATGA
- the der gene encoding ribosome biogenesis GTPase Der, whose protein sequence is MKGLPVVTIVGRQNVGKSTLFNAILRAQSAITENTAGVTRDVLQKTVERSEFKIPFTLSDTPGLDIENIDEISKEIIEIAFEHLRNSDLILHVIDHKDLRKYDYKLIDLFKKDEVLKEKTVMTLINKVDTEQDEYDLEPFYKLGLNELLPISALGRRNFDLLYQKINFFLPDKIKTQEDPYCKIAIIGKPNSGKSSLLNTFLGYKRAVVSDVPGTTRDSVSDQFYFQNHKLEIIDTAGIRRKSKTGESLEFYSYKRTLHSLGEADVVVLLVDAMKGLGEFDKKIFGEIQELGKPMIVAVNKWDLVPEKESNSWKHYKDRMEGKLSILKERPLLSLSAKEKLRTHKLLEEVVSLFEKSQKKLTTRQLNDWLSKWGGKNKVQKASNRPPKVYYATQVSQIPFKILFFVNDTKLFPSNILSFYRKSIVKEFGLDGLAVEIELRNRNEGKEGRE, encoded by the coding sequence ATGAAGGGACTCCCCGTTGTTACCATTGTTGGTAGACAAAATGTGGGAAAATCCACATTATTTAATGCCATTCTCCGAGCACAGAGTGCCATCACAGAAAACACAGCGGGTGTCACACGTGACGTATTGCAAAAAACTGTCGAACGTTCTGAGTTTAAAATTCCATTCACTTTGTCTGACACACCAGGACTTGACATCGAAAACATCGATGAAATCTCCAAAGAAATCATTGAGATTGCCTTTGAACATTTACGCAATTCGGATCTCATTTTGCATGTGATTGATCACAAAGACTTACGGAAGTATGATTACAAACTGATTGATCTCTTCAAAAAAGATGAAGTTCTTAAAGAAAAAACTGTAATGACCCTTATCAACAAGGTGGATACAGAACAAGACGAATATGATCTGGAACCTTTTTACAAACTGGGATTAAACGAACTGCTTCCGATCTCCGCGCTTGGGAGACGCAATTTTGATCTACTCTACCAAAAAATTAATTTTTTTCTCCCAGATAAAATCAAAACCCAAGAAGACCCGTATTGCAAAATTGCCATCATCGGTAAACCTAACTCTGGTAAGTCGTCACTTCTCAATACCTTTCTCGGTTACAAACGAGCGGTTGTGAGTGATGTCCCTGGTACAACACGGGATTCGGTATCGGATCAGTTTTACTTCCAAAACCACAAATTGGAAATCATCGATACAGCAGGGATCCGAAGGAAATCCAAAACTGGGGAAAGTTTGGAATTTTATTCTTACAAACGAACCTTACATAGTTTAGGAGAAGCAGATGTAGTTGTTCTTCTTGTCGATGCCATGAAAGGCCTTGGAGAATTTGACAAAAAAATCTTTGGGGAAATCCAAGAACTCGGAAAACCCATGATCGTTGCAGTGAACAAATGGGATTTAGTTCCTGAAAAAGAATCAAATTCCTGGAAACACTACAAAGACCGAATGGAAGGAAAACTTTCGATTCTCAAGGAACGCCCGCTCCTCTCACTTTCAGCAAAAGAAAAACTTCGAACCCACAAACTCCTCGAAGAGGTGGTTTCTCTCTTTGAAAAGTCCCAAAAAAAGCTAACAACCCGCCAATTAAATGACTGGTTAAGCAAGTGGGGGGGAAAAAATAAGGTACAGAAGGCATCGAACCGACCTCCGAAGGTGTATTACGCCACCCAGGTCTCGCAGATCCCTTTTAAAATATTGTTCTTCGTGAATGATACAAAACTCTTTCCCTCAAATATTTTGAGTTTTTACCGAAAGAGTATTGTAAAGGAATTTGGACTCGACGGCCTTGCGGTTGAGATCGAACTCCGGAACAGAAACGAAGGAAAGGAGGGCAGGGAATGA
- the plsY gene encoding glycerol-3-phosphate 1-O-acyltransferase PlsY, protein MILAAILFSYLFGGIPVGFILAKQVRGIDIREHGSRNIGATNVGRVIGWKYGFLALLLDALKGAIPVISASYIDSPYSLTTTEILLGSVAILGHTFTPFLHFRGGKGVATALGVYMTLVPIVTLCALLIFFIVYKISGFVSLGSILATLSMPLWYFGSSIVLPSADYQPIIFFVLVATFFLITYSHRENIKRLVSGKELRASQDAK, encoded by the coding sequence ATGATTCTTGCCGCGATCCTATTCAGTTACCTTTTTGGTGGCATTCCGGTGGGGTTTATCCTCGCTAAACAAGTGCGAGGGATTGATATCCGTGAGCACGGCAGCCGTAATATCGGTGCCACAAATGTAGGCCGAGTGATTGGTTGGAAGTATGGTTTTTTAGCCCTTCTCCTCGATGCCCTAAAAGGTGCCATCCCCGTCATCTCTGCCTCTTACATTGATTCCCCTTATTCCCTCACAACAACGGAAATCCTACTAGGGTCTGTTGCCATCCTGGGACACACCTTCACACCATTTCTCCACTTTCGAGGTGGGAAGGGTGTCGCAACGGCTCTTGGGGTTTATATGACGTTAGTCCCCATTGTAACACTCTGTGCTCTTCTGATCTTTTTTATCGTATATAAAATCTCTGGATTTGTTTCCCTTGGCTCCATCCTTGCGACACTTTCCATGCCACTTTGGTACTTTGGTTCTTCCATAGTATTACCCAGTGCCGACTACCAACCGATCATCTTTTTTGTGTTAGTTGCTACTTTTTTTCTCATCACTTATTCCCATCGGGAAAATATCAAACGTCTCGTTTCCGGAAAGGAACTGAGAGCTTCGCAAGATGCAAAATGA
- a CDS encoding motility associated factor glycosyltransferase family protein yields the protein MSQMIDPISSEIFERKPYLQNYFKNFQSDHLWELASAKKEGEYYVSLDGNPLSSSFSPLTQAIRLLETYSLKPTDVVILFGLGNPHLLTSVSGKLNPGQILIFVGEDETLVPILWDTILKPILQVPGRHLFSGELFYPLFFNYLESLPIERVSGLKIIRNPTDTNRNPIYKELEDKTQTVFSAKMSDLLTKFEFERLWIKNSVFNLVHAEKSPPVKFPISILRDQFKGLTAVLVSAGPSLRKNLSWLQEVRDKVFVLSCDTSLKVLIKAGIKADGVVTLDAQTNSFFHFMGESLGDIPLFADLVSSPTLLREPMFTSVVHSVTAKYQVDAEGSLVREVTAGGELAEHVFQDVGDIQSGGSVATTAFDMLRFMGFGSVYFLGQDLAYSGREIHSTGTHHNEKWLTQVNRKNSLERINEVIIRKRETRFVPSCNGGEVLTDYVLDLYRHWFEESATSVQEMSLWNVNEDGAEIVGIPSLSPKAAKDMLGLIPNHNYPWREFSIWSGKEKGQKKGGTQKGITSQGTIPNSGEGLFQKIKTDLTFIESKLNAFESESPESSFQDSEIWIWMQSESYLRRLIRKTEIYLLRHKDLDTKRKNQILIQSIRKEIRYLKRSLYPMMDSFPEKG from the coding sequence ATGTCCCAAATGATCGATCCGATTTCCAGTGAAATTTTTGAAAGGAAGCCATACTTACAAAATTATTTCAAAAACTTTCAGTCCGATCACCTGTGGGAATTGGCCTCAGCGAAGAAAGAAGGAGAATATTATGTCTCATTAGATGGGAACCCACTCTCTTCTTCCTTCTCTCCCCTAACTCAGGCAATACGGCTACTGGAGACCTATTCTTTAAAACCAACGGATGTAGTGATTTTATTTGGACTTGGGAATCCGCACCTTCTAACAAGTGTCAGTGGAAAATTAAACCCTGGACAAATTTTAATTTTTGTGGGAGAAGACGAAACACTGGTTCCCATTTTATGGGATACAATATTAAAACCCATCTTACAAGTGCCGGGAAGGCATCTGTTTTCGGGAGAACTTTTTTATCCGCTTTTTTTCAATTACTTAGAATCCCTTCCCATTGAACGAGTGAGTGGACTTAAAATCATTCGTAATCCAACAGACACAAACCGTAATCCCATTTACAAAGAATTAGAAGACAAAACGCAAACTGTTTTTTCTGCCAAGATGAGTGACTTACTCACCAAGTTTGAGTTTGAAAGATTATGGATCAAAAATAGTGTATTCAATCTTGTTCACGCAGAAAAATCCCCTCCTGTCAAATTCCCAATTTCAATTTTACGTGATCAGTTTAAAGGTCTCACCGCCGTACTTGTGTCAGCGGGTCCTAGTTTACGAAAGAACCTTTCTTGGTTACAAGAAGTAAGAGACAAAGTATTTGTTCTATCTTGTGATACCTCACTCAAAGTTCTCATCAAAGCGGGAATCAAAGCAGATGGAGTGGTCACACTCGATGCCCAAACCAATTCCTTTTTTCATTTTATGGGTGAGTCCCTCGGAGACATTCCACTTTTTGCCGACCTTGTGAGTTCCCCGACCCTTCTCAGAGAACCAATGTTTACCTCTGTTGTCCACTCAGTCACTGCAAAATACCAAGTGGATGCAGAAGGATCCCTTGTCAGGGAAGTAACGGCAGGCGGGGAACTTGCCGAACATGTATTCCAAGATGTGGGTGATATCCAATCAGGTGGGTCCGTGGCAACAACTGCCTTTGATATGTTACGTTTTATGGGCTTTGGCAGTGTATACTTCCTCGGCCAGGACCTTGCGTATTCAGGACGTGAAATCCATTCCACAGGTACCCATCATAATGAAAAATGGTTAACACAAGTTAACCGAAAAAATAGCCTCGAACGTATCAATGAAGTCATCATCCGCAAACGCGAAACCCGATTTGTCCCCTCTTGTAATGGGGGCGAAGTATTAACAGATTATGTTCTCGATTTGTACCGTCACTGGTTTGAAGAATCCGCCACAAGCGTACAAGAAATGTCACTCTGGAATGTAAATGAAGACGGGGCAGAGATTGTGGGCATTCCTTCCCTTTCTCCAAAGGCCGCCAAAGACATGTTAGGCCTTATTCCAAATCATAATTACCCTTGGCGTGAGTTTTCCATTTGGTCGGGGAAAGAAAAAGGCCAGAAAAAAGGAGGTACCCAAAAGGGAATCACCTCACAAGGAACCATTCCCAATAGTGGCGAAGGACTTTTCCAAAAAATCAAAACAGACCTAACATTCATCGAATCCAAACTGAATGCATTTGAAAGTGAATCTCCTGAATCCTCCTTCCAAGATTCGGAAATTTGGATTTGGATGCAAAGTGAATCCTATTTACGAAGACTCATCCGAAAAACAGAAATTTATTTGTTACGCCATAAAGATTTGGATACAAAACGAAAAAACCAAATTCTAATCCAGTCCATCCGGAAGGAGATCCGGTATTTAAAACGAAGTCTTTATCCGATGATGGATTCGTTTCCAGAAAAGGGATGA
- a CDS encoding chromosome segregation SMC family protein has product MHLKSLNIVGFKTFADETEINFDPGFTAVVGPNGSGKSNIVDSVKWVFGEKSAKGLRGEKMDDVIFHGTESRRAAGFSEVSILFDNDDRFFNIDYPSVKITRRLYPDGENEYYLNDIRTTRKDIEKTLLDTGIGKSSYSILEQGRVDQILNSKPEERRAIFEEAAGVSRFKLDRKEATKKLEDTNQNLLRIHDIMNSMQKDLEVKEKQSEKAEQYFKLKSDLDESDKNLRYLKLRDFKRRMKKSDEELQEIREKNKSILSLIQNETNLISEKETIKEAKEREIAEIDKKLFDHLSKSQIQKEKIAKNKTFIQEYELRIGEILSSLELENQATIKLEVEKKAIELENERQREIQSTLQEEITELESKRVSLELSIKEEEKAIEEKETRIGENEKRHIILREKQKTVILELIQELENKKRESKEGEEIRNQNKWELVSLTSEFQNKLQSALLQLEDSRLNEAKVVLKEIRLDLYSEKLSDFLKKEDDFRNLLFDKDGILSKKESIDQEIEDLILENENLTRGIRDNQSNIILFRNRWEETRTQIVELEKKLLESNSRLENQQKEITVLEERIGEIQVRITSAKDQESVIREKKESLEKEVEFLEKEIEEAYQEFLSMSRILESEKETLQTLVEEISGIKSNISKNQEVFQNLLPLLSEKERTSSALKVQIDSLVEELYNDYSLTDSELETERGGLELEQKAEERRLRSAKSEIQLLGSINPLAIEEYRNIKEIYEHNLKQKQDIESSKKDIEEVLKRINEESEKLFQLTFERIKENFQETFSTLFNGGRATLELTEKEDSLNSGVEIMAEPPGKHVQNLRLLSGGEKSLTAIALLFAIYMVKPSPFCFLDEIDAALDEANKLRFCQILDRFKDKTQFIVVSHAQSTISRANAIFGVTNEEPGISKILSLRLDEAKSFSKQISQKTGTEN; this is encoded by the coding sequence ATGCATTTAAAAAGCCTAAACATTGTTGGATTCAAAACATTTGCAGATGAGACCGAGATCAATTTTGATCCAGGGTTTACCGCAGTCGTCGGACCTAATGGTTCGGGAAAATCAAATATTGTCGATTCCGTTAAATGGGTTTTTGGTGAAAAAAGTGCCAAAGGTTTACGCGGGGAAAAAATGGACGATGTTATTTTCCACGGAACAGAGAGTAGGCGAGCTGCTGGATTTTCAGAAGTATCCATCCTTTTCGACAACGATGACCGTTTTTTTAATATCGATTACCCTTCTGTCAAAATCACTCGTAGGCTTTACCCTGACGGAGAAAATGAATACTACTTAAATGACATCCGCACCACAAGAAAGGACATCGAAAAAACCCTACTCGATACAGGGATTGGTAAATCTAGTTATAGTATTTTAGAACAAGGTCGCGTAGACCAAATCCTTAATTCCAAACCCGAAGAAAGGCGTGCCATCTTTGAAGAGGCAGCTGGGGTAAGTCGTTTTAAATTAGACCGAAAAGAAGCGACCAAAAAATTAGAAGACACAAACCAAAACTTACTGCGCATCCATGACATCATGAATTCGATGCAAAAGGATTTGGAAGTCAAAGAAAAACAATCGGAAAAAGCAGAACAATACTTCAAACTGAAATCTGATTTAGATGAATCCGATAAAAACTTACGTTACCTCAAACTGAGAGACTTCAAACGTAGGATGAAAAAATCGGATGAAGAACTACAAGAAATCCGTGAGAAAAACAAATCGATTTTATCCCTCATCCAAAACGAAACCAATTTGATTTCCGAAAAGGAAACGATCAAAGAAGCGAAAGAAAGAGAGATTGCCGAAATTGATAAAAAATTATTCGATCATCTTTCCAAAAGCCAAATCCAAAAAGAAAAAATCGCTAAAAACAAAACCTTCATCCAAGAATATGAATTACGCATTGGTGAAATCCTATCTTCCTTAGAATTGGAAAACCAAGCGACCATCAAATTGGAAGTGGAAAAAAAAGCGATTGAGCTTGAAAACGAACGCCAAAGGGAAATCCAATCCACACTCCAAGAAGAGATTACAGAATTGGAATCCAAACGTGTTTCTTTAGAACTTTCGATCAAAGAAGAAGAAAAGGCAATCGAAGAAAAAGAAACTCGCATTGGGGAAAATGAAAAACGACATATCATCCTGCGTGAAAAACAAAAAACAGTGATTCTCGAACTCATCCAAGAGTTGGAAAATAAAAAAAGAGAATCCAAAGAAGGGGAAGAGATCCGAAACCAAAACAAATGGGAACTAGTCTCTCTTACCAGTGAATTCCAAAACAAATTACAATCGGCTCTCCTCCAATTAGAGGATTCAAGATTGAATGAAGCAAAAGTTGTTTTAAAAGAAATTCGATTGGATCTTTATTCCGAAAAACTCAGTGATTTCCTCAAAAAGGAAGATGATTTTAGAAACCTACTTTTTGATAAGGATGGAATTTTATCGAAAAAAGAATCAATCGACCAAGAAATCGAAGACCTAATTTTGGAAAATGAAAACCTAACGCGTGGTATCCGAGACAACCAAAGTAATATCATTCTTTTCCGAAACCGATGGGAAGAAACAAGAACCCAAATCGTAGAATTAGAGAAAAAACTATTAGAATCCAATTCTCGTTTGGAAAACCAACAAAAGGAAATTACTGTCCTTGAGGAAAGAATCGGAGAAATCCAAGTCCGAATCACGAGTGCCAAAGATCAAGAATCAGTGATCCGCGAGAAAAAGGAAAGTCTTGAAAAGGAAGTTGAGTTTTTAGAAAAAGAAATCGAGGAAGCCTACCAAGAATTCCTTTCCATGAGCCGTATTTTGGAATCCGAAAAGGAGACCTTGCAAACATTAGTGGAGGAAATTTCTGGGATCAAATCCAATATTTCGAAAAACCAAGAAGTATTCCAAAATCTTTTACCATTATTATCTGAAAAAGAAAGAACCAGTTCCGCATTGAAAGTGCAAATTGATTCTCTCGTAGAAGAATTGTATAACGACTATTCCTTAACGGATTCGGAATTAGAAACGGAAAGGGGTGGATTAGAACTGGAACAAAAAGCAGAAGAAAGACGCCTTCGTTCTGCCAAATCCGAAATCCAACTCCTTGGTTCGATCAACCCTCTTGCCATAGAAGAGTATCGCAATATCAAAGAAATTTACGAACACAACCTAAAACAAAAACAAGACATTGAAAGTTCTAAAAAAGACATCGAAGAAGTGTTAAAACGAATCAATGAAGAGTCAGAAAAACTTTTCCAATTAACCTTTGAACGGATCAAAGAAAACTTCCAAGAAACATTCTCCACATTGTTCAATGGAGGACGAGCGACTTTAGAACTTACCGAAAAGGAAGACTCTTTGAATTCTGGGGTGGAAATTATGGCAGAACCGCCAGGCAAACATGTTCAAAACTTACGTTTGTTATCTGGTGGTGAAAAATCACTCACAGCGATTGCACTTCTTTTTGCAATTTATATGGTGAAACCAAGCCCATTCTGCTTTTTGGATGAGATTGATGCAGCTCTTGATGAAGCAAACAAACTTCGTTTTTGCCAAATTCTAGACCGTTTCAAAGACAAAACTCAATTCATTGTTGTGTCTCACGCACAGTCCACCATCTCAAGGGCCAATGCAATATTTGGAGTCACCAATGAAGAACCTGGGATCTCTAAGATCCTTTCGTTACGGTTGGATGAAGCAAAATCCTTCTCGAAACAAATTTCCCAAAAAACTGGAACAGAGAATTAA
- a CDS encoding Cys-rich protein, translating into MNKTNRLFSILALVLFTGSIQAADFPKCKEACDKFYNCSVQVNPNATEEQKSTLRRGCEFNCNRPKYYNKIASCLTAGDSCKSFSTCIMKEMQANK; encoded by the coding sequence ATGAACAAAACAAACCGTTTGTTTTCAATTTTGGCTCTAGTGTTATTCACTGGATCCATCCAAGCAGCAGATTTTCCTAAGTGTAAAGAAGCTTGTGATAAATTTTACAATTGTTCGGTTCAAGTGAATCCGAATGCAACTGAAGAACAAAAATCAACTCTCCGTAGAGGTTGTGAGTTCAATTGTAACCGACCTAAATACTACAATAAAATTGCAAGTTGCCTCACAGCAGGGGACAGTTGTAAATCTTTCTCCACTTGTATCATGAAAGAGATGCAAGCAAACAAATAG